The Tamandua tetradactyla isolate mTamTet1 chromosome 8, mTamTet1.pri, whole genome shotgun sequence genome includes a window with the following:
- the BACE1 gene encoding beta-secretase 1 isoform X1 codes for MAWALPWLLLWVGSGVLPAHCTQHGIRLPLRSGLGVAPLGLRLPRETDEEPEEPSRRGSFVEMVDNLRGKSGQGYYVEMTVGSPPQTLNILVDTGSSNFAVGAAPHPFLHRYYQRQLSSTYRDLRKGVYVPYTQGKWEGELGTDLVSIPHGPNVTVRANIAAITESDKFFINGSNWEGILGLAYAEIARPDDSLEPFFDSLVKQTHVPNLFSLQLCGAGFPLNQSEMLASVGGSMIIGGIDHSLYTGSLWYTPIRREWYYEVIIVRVEVNGQDLKMDCKEYNYDKSIVDSGTTNLRLPKKVFEAAVKSIKAASSTEKFPDGFWLGEQLVCWQAGTTPWNIFPVISLYLMGEVTNQSFRITILPQQYLRPVEDVATSQDDCYKFAISQSSTGTVMGAVIMEGFYVVFDRARKRIGFAVSACHVHDEFRTAAVEGPFVTPDMDDCGYNIPQTDESTLMTIAYVMAAICALFMLPLCLMVCQWRSLRCLRHQHDDFADDISLLK; via the exons ATGGCTTGGGCCCTGCCCTGGCTCCTGCTGTGGGTGGGCTCAGGAGTGCTACCTGCCCACTGCACTCAGCATGGCATCCGCCTGCCCCTGCGAAGTGGGCTGGGAGTAGCACCCCTGGGGCTCCGGCTGCCCCGGGAGACTGATGAGGAGCCAGAGGAACCCAGCCGGAGGGGCAGCTTCGTGGAGATGGTGGACAACCTGAGGGGCAAATCGGGCCAGGGCTACTACGTGGAGATGACTGTGGGCAGCCCCCCACAGACG CTCAACATCCTGGTGGACACCGGCAGTAGCAACTTTGCAGTGGGGGCTGCCCCCCACCCTTTCCTGCATCGCTACTACCAGAGGCAGCT GTCCAGCACATATCGGGACCTCCGGAAGGGTGTATATGTGCCCTACACTCAGGGCAAATGGGAGGGAGAACTGGGTACTGACCTTGTGAGCATCCCCCATGGCCCCAACGTCACCGTGCGTGCCAACATCGCTGCCATCACTGAATCAGACAAATTCTTCATCAATGGCTCCAACTGGGAGGGCATCCTGGGGTTGGCCTATGCTGAGATCGCCAGG CCTGATGACTCCCTGGAGCCCTTCTTTGATTCCCTGGTAAAGCAGACCCACGTTCCCAACCTCTTCTCCCTGCAGCTCTGTGGCGCTGGCTTCCCCCTCAACCAATCAGAAATGCTGGCATCAGTTGGAGGGAGCATG ATCATTGGCGGTATTGACCATTCACTGTACACAGGCAGTCTCTGGTACACACCCATTCGGCGGGAATGGTATTATGAGGTGATCATTGTGCGGGTGGAGGTCAATGGACAAGATCTGAAAATGGACTGCAAGGAG TACAACTATGACAAGAGCATTGTGGACAGCGGCACCACTAACCTTCGTTTGCCCAAGAAAGTGTTTGAAGCTGCGGTGAAATCCATCAAGGCAGCCTCCTCG ACGGAGAAGTTCCCAGATGGTTTTTGGCTAGGGGAGCAGCTGGTATGCTGGCAAGCAGGCACCACCCCTTGGAACATTTTCCCAGTCATATCACTCTACCTGATGGGTGAGGTCACTAATCAGTCCTTCCGCATCACCATCCTACCACAG CAATATCTGCGGCCTGTGGAAGATGTGGCCACGTCCCAAGATGACTGTTACAAGTTCGCCATATCACAGTCATCCACAGGCACTGTTATGGGAGCTGTAATCATGGAGGGCTTCTATGTTGTCTTTGATCGAGCCCGAAAACGAATTGGCTTTGCTGTCAGCGCTTGCCATG TGCATGATGAGTTCAGGACAGCAGCAGTAGAAGGCCCTTTTGTCACCCCAGACATGGATGACTGTGGCTACAACATTCCACAGACAGATGAATCAACCCTCATGACCATAGCCTATGTCATGGCTGCCATCTGCGCCCTCTTCATGCTACCACTCTGCCTCATGGTGTGTCAGTGGCGCTCCCTCCGCTGCCTGCGCCATCAGCACGATGACTTTGCTGATGACATCTCCCTGCTGAAGTGA
- the BACE1 gene encoding beta-secretase 1 isoform X2, whose amino-acid sequence MPGIPCQLNILVDTGSSNFAVGAAPHPFLHRYYQRQLSSTYRDLRKGVYVPYTQGKWEGELGTDLVSIPHGPNVTVRANIAAITESDKFFINGSNWEGILGLAYAEIARPDDSLEPFFDSLVKQTHVPNLFSLQLCGAGFPLNQSEMLASVGGSMIIGGIDHSLYTGSLWYTPIRREWYYEVIIVRVEVNGQDLKMDCKEYNYDKSIVDSGTTNLRLPKKVFEAAVKSIKAASSTEKFPDGFWLGEQLVCWQAGTTPWNIFPVISLYLMGEVTNQSFRITILPQQYLRPVEDVATSQDDCYKFAISQSSTGTVMGAVIMEGFYVVFDRARKRIGFAVSACHVHDEFRTAAVEGPFVTPDMDDCGYNIPQTDESTLMTIAYVMAAICALFMLPLCLMVCQWRSLRCLRHQHDDFADDISLLK is encoded by the exons ATGCCAGGAATTCCATGCCAG CTCAACATCCTGGTGGACACCGGCAGTAGCAACTTTGCAGTGGGGGCTGCCCCCCACCCTTTCCTGCATCGCTACTACCAGAGGCAGCT GTCCAGCACATATCGGGACCTCCGGAAGGGTGTATATGTGCCCTACACTCAGGGCAAATGGGAGGGAGAACTGGGTACTGACCTTGTGAGCATCCCCCATGGCCCCAACGTCACCGTGCGTGCCAACATCGCTGCCATCACTGAATCAGACAAATTCTTCATCAATGGCTCCAACTGGGAGGGCATCCTGGGGTTGGCCTATGCTGAGATCGCCAGG CCTGATGACTCCCTGGAGCCCTTCTTTGATTCCCTGGTAAAGCAGACCCACGTTCCCAACCTCTTCTCCCTGCAGCTCTGTGGCGCTGGCTTCCCCCTCAACCAATCAGAAATGCTGGCATCAGTTGGAGGGAGCATG ATCATTGGCGGTATTGACCATTCACTGTACACAGGCAGTCTCTGGTACACACCCATTCGGCGGGAATGGTATTATGAGGTGATCATTGTGCGGGTGGAGGTCAATGGACAAGATCTGAAAATGGACTGCAAGGAG TACAACTATGACAAGAGCATTGTGGACAGCGGCACCACTAACCTTCGTTTGCCCAAGAAAGTGTTTGAAGCTGCGGTGAAATCCATCAAGGCAGCCTCCTCG ACGGAGAAGTTCCCAGATGGTTTTTGGCTAGGGGAGCAGCTGGTATGCTGGCAAGCAGGCACCACCCCTTGGAACATTTTCCCAGTCATATCACTCTACCTGATGGGTGAGGTCACTAATCAGTCCTTCCGCATCACCATCCTACCACAG CAATATCTGCGGCCTGTGGAAGATGTGGCCACGTCCCAAGATGACTGTTACAAGTTCGCCATATCACAGTCATCCACAGGCACTGTTATGGGAGCTGTAATCATGGAGGGCTTCTATGTTGTCTTTGATCGAGCCCGAAAACGAATTGGCTTTGCTGTCAGCGCTTGCCATG TGCATGATGAGTTCAGGACAGCAGCAGTAGAAGGCCCTTTTGTCACCCCAGACATGGATGACTGTGGCTACAACATTCCACAGACAGATGAATCAACCCTCATGACCATAGCCTATGTCATGGCTGCCATCTGCGCCCTCTTCATGCTACCACTCTGCCTCATGGTGTGTCAGTGGCGCTCCCTCCGCTGCCTGCGCCATCAGCACGATGACTTTGCTGATGACATCTCCCTGCTGAAGTGA